A section of the Drosophila sechellia strain sech25 chromosome 3L, ASM438219v1, whole genome shotgun sequence genome encodes:
- the LOC6618346 gene encoding uncharacterized protein LOC6618346 — translation MASIDEGSRVERRFCALGSHTLRKPYRQLNNKYLVRFACLLNSEIRVGNLICCKCYTDLVRLYRKKNDNAKRHKMARETAASITDVSGSQSSAHQRSTSSASSLRELQASSQSSEFGASYSEGIVTADDALCSQRSLSHDSDNVPTTSAAAIQKRQLARANVMGKPSQRVSFAQTTSDSDDYDPNSNLSLNAVNGTRLPHIQPIPKRRPTVLDKPSMDIYLMGTTGG, via the coding sequence ATGGCCTCCATTGACGAGGGCTCGCGCGTTGAGCGGAGATTCTGCGCACTCGGCAGCCACACGCTGCGGAAGCCGTACCGTCAACTGAACAACAAATATTTGGTGCGCTTCGCCTGTCTGCTGAACAGCGAGATTCGGGTGGGCAACCTCATCTGCTGCAAGTGCTACACGGACCTGGTGCGACTCTACCGGAAGAAGAACGACAATGCCAAACGGCACAAGATGGCCAGGGAGACTGCCGCGAGCATTACGGACGTAAGCGGCAGTCAGTCGTCGGCGCACCAAAGGTCCACTTCGTCAGCGTCCTCTTTGCGGGAATTGCAGGCTTCTAGCCAAAGTTCCGAGTTCGGTGCCTCATACAGTGAGGGCATTGTGACTGCCGATGACGCGCTGTGCTCCCAGAGAAGCTTAAGTCACGATTCAGACAACGTACCCACTACCAGCGCTGCAGCGATCCAAAAACGCCAGCTTGCGAGGGCAAACGTAATGGGGAAACCGTCGCAGAGGGTGAGCTTTGCCCAGACTACTTCGGATAGCGATGACTACGACCCCAATTCGAATCTTAGTTTGAACGCCGTGAATGGCACCCGACTGCCCCACATTCAGCCGATTCCAAAGAGGCGTCCGACCGTCCTGGACAAGCCGTCCATGGATATTTACTTGATGGGAACCACAGGTGGTTAG